In Actinopolyspora saharensis, the genomic window CTGGGACGAGGTGGCGCGCCGCTTCGCCGACGCGCGCGCAGGCTACAACGGTCTTCGCCTGCCCGAGGCCTGAGCAACGGATCGATCCTGGGGGCTGGGGGGACACGTGACCGCACGGAGCGCTTCCCGCGCACGACCTCCGGTCACAGCGACCCCGGCAGTGAATGCTCCGACAAGCGGATCTGCCGGTTTCCACGGGGCCTCCCGCCGCGGCGGGAGGCCCCGTTTCTGCTGTTCCGGGCAAATCCGGACTTTCCGGCCTCCTGGCGCGCCACGTCGCGGTGGTCGAGCCGCCCGAGGCCCCGCCGATCCTCTTCGGACGATCACGACTCCGCTACGAATTCGCAGCACGGGACACGGCCTCCCCTGAAACGAGTATCTTTCACGGGATGCGGAAGCGATCGCTCGCCGTCCGGTGAACCGTTCCGCCTCCACGGAAGCTGCTCGGAAAGCGCCCGTGGTCACCACTTCAGCGGAGTCGTTCCGAAAGGAAACCCCCACACCGCATGAGTAGTACGACGCTGACCGCTCCTGCGGCGGCGCCGCCCGCCAGCGGCCTCTTCCCGTTCGCGAGGAGGCCGGTGCTCCTCCTCGCGGGTGCCTTCGCGCTGCTGCTGGGAGTGGCCGCGTGGTCGTACGGCTACTTCGGGGACGAGCTGTACTTCATGGCCGCGGCCGACCACCTGGCGTGGGGGTATGCCGATCAGCAACCCGCCCTGCCCGTGCTGGCCGGTGCTGCGCAGCTGCTCCTCCCCGAGTCGCCGTTCACCCTGCGCCTGCCCGCCGTGCTGGCCACCGCGGCGGGGGTCCCCCTCTCCGCGCAGATCGCCCGGGAGCTGGGCGGGGATCGCAGGGCCCAGCTCCTGACGGCGGGAGCTTTCGCACTCAGCCCGCAGATCCTGCTCAACGGCAGGCTGCTCGGGACCATGACCTTCGACCCCTTGCTGTGGACGCTGCTGACCTGGCTGCTCGTGCGCTGGGTACGGCTGCGGACGGCGGGCAGGACGGACGACCGGCTGCTGCTGTGGGCCGGAGTCGTCACGGCGGTGGCCATCCAGGTCAAGTTCCTCGTGCTCGGCTTCTGGGCGGCGCTCGGGATCGCGGTGCTGCTCGTCGGACCGCGGGAGCTGCTGGGTCGGGGCAAGCTCTGGGCCGGCGCGGGCATCGCTGTGCTGACCACGATTCCGACCCTGATCTGGCAGGCCCACCACGGCTGGCCGCAGCTCGGCATGACCGGTGTGGTCAACGGGGAGAGCCAGCACGACGGAGTGCAACTGCTGGTCAGATGGCTCGTGCTCTCCGGAGGGGTCGGAGTCGCGCTGCTGTGCTACGGCCTGGCCAGATTGCTGTCCGAGCCGGACTCGCGCCCGTACCGGTTCATCGGCGTGACGTGCTGCGCGCTCGCCGTGATCTTCCTGTTCACCGGAGCGCGCGAGTACTACATGGTCGGCCTGTACCCGGTGCTGTTCGCCGCCGGAGCCGTGGGCCTGCAGCACCGCCGCGAACGGGAACGACGCCCGTGGGTCAGTCGGCTGGCCTGGCCCGCCTACGGGATCTCCGCCGCCGTGTGCCTGACCTCGCTCACCCCCTTCCCCGTGGCCACGCTGCCCGGCACGCTGGCGAACAACACCGGGCGGGAATGGCCCGTGATCGCTCGCGACGTCGCCGCCGAGCTGCGTTCCCTGCCGGAAGCGCGAAGACAGCGAACGACCGTGCTGGCCTCCTCCTACTGGACGGCGGGCGCGCTGCACC contains:
- a CDS encoding glycosyltransferase family 39 protein — encoded protein: MSSTTLTAPAAAPPASGLFPFARRPVLLLAGAFALLLGVAAWSYGYFGDELYFMAAADHLAWGYADQQPALPVLAGAAQLLLPESPFTLRLPAVLATAAGVPLSAQIARELGGDRRAQLLTAGAFALSPQILLNGRLLGTMTFDPLLWTLLTWLLVRWVRLRTAGRTDDRLLLWAGVVTAVAIQVKFLVLGFWAALGIAVLLVGPRELLGRGKLWAGAGIAVLTTIPTLIWQAHHGWPQLGMTGVVNGESQHDGVQLLVRWLVLSGGVGVALLCYGLARLLSEPDSRPYRFIGVTCCALAVIFLFTGAREYYMVGLYPVLFAAGAVGLQHRRERERRPWVSRLAWPAYGISAAVCLTSLTPFPVATLPGTLANNTGREWPVIARDVAAELRSLPEARRQRTTVLASSYWTAGALHHFGPEHGLPEVHSGSRGYGYFGRPPESSQATLYVGGSRESLLRFFGEVKRIGTAGPNQPARSRAVWLAEQRKLPWSEIWPRLRGMGMWE